Genomic window (Vibrio sp. NTOU-M3):
ACGTATTAAACAACGACACAAATACCACCATCGCCATCACTGCGCCCATGATTCCGAAGATTCGGTCATACAGATTCTTCACTTTGTCGTAAAAAAAGGCGTGTTGCTGCCAAGGCGTCACAGCCATGTTTTGCGCCAAATCGACTTGAGATAATGCACTTTCGATTTGAGTTTGTACGGCATCAGTTTTTTCAATATCAAACAAGTAAACAGACAATGTACTCACTTTGTTGGAAGCCAGTAGTTCTTGAGCCGTATTCACGTGTATGTACAGCTCTCGCTTATCCAATTCGGGCACCCCAGTGGAATAAATCCCCTGAACCTTAAAGTCAAAGGCATTCAACGCACCATCGGTTGTGGTCACTAACAACGTGATCCAATCTCCAACGGTGACTTTTAAATTTCGCGCTAAATCCACGGCCAACATCACTTCAGGTTCCTGCGCGTTGTAACGTGGACTGGCAATGTTTGAAAGCGTTTTTCCTTCTCTGACATCAAGGAAAGGCCCCTTCATATCAAACTCTCTGTCATTCACGCCATTACCTACAAAAATGGTCGATTTGCTGCCATTTGAAATCAATCCGTTAAAGTCGATGTGAGGCTGGATGCCACGGATATCAGGATTGGCCAACAAGCCTTTGATCACTTCTTCGGTGTCCGCTAAACCATTTTCTAAAGGCACTTCTTCATCAAGCTCAAAGTAATCTGGCTGGCTTAAAGTTAGATGACCGATATCGCGCGCGGTTGATTCTCGCAACGACTCGTAGGTATACAA
Coding sequences:
- a CDS encoding ABC transporter permease, producing the protein MGKLIPQSIRLAYLNLTRNSRRSMLSVAIVAIAVFALTSAGGFGLYTYESLRESTARDIGHLTLSQPDYFELDEEVPLENGLADTEEVIKGLLANPDIRGIQPHIDFNGLISNGSKSTIFVGNGVNDREFDMKGPFLDVREGKTLSNIASPRYNAQEPEVMLAVDLARNLKVTVGDWITLLVTTTDGALNAFDFKVQGIYSTGVPELDKRELYIHVNTAQELLASNKVSTLSVYLFDIEKTDAVQTQIESALSQVDLAQNMAVTPWQQHAFFYDKVKNLYDRIFGIMGAVMAMVVFVSLFNTLTMSVTERTREIGTLSALGTYPSEIVAGFIKESLLMALIGSLLGGVFTALTSAILFVSDIQMPPPPGSTEGYPLNVYFSFELLAYTACSVLVICTFAAWVSARKGVNKPITEALIYV